The Salegentibacter mishustinae genome includes a window with the following:
- a CDS encoding nicotinate phosphoribosyltransferase, with product MLDFSATYTDQYQLAMAQVYFKKGQKDYTAIFDYYFRKLPFNGGYAIFAGLQDLLEIIENIKFSDKDLEYLKKQDFDDDFLEYLKDFKFRGNINSVQEGDVVFPTRPVLQVEANIIEAQIIETILLNLLNFQTLVATKASRIKLVSGERTLLDFGLRRAQGPGGYYATRAAIVGGFHGTSNVIAGRDFDIPVSGTMAHSFIQSYDEEITAFRDFAEGRPKDCVLLVDTYDTLKSGVPNAITVAKEMEERGQKLMAIRLDSGDLAYLSKQCRKMLDEAGLDYVKIAASNQLDENVIKSLLEQGARIDVFGVGTNLVIGSPDAALDGVYKLAYSHGKPRIKISESIIKVTLPHKKQVYRLRDAEGHCVGADLIALFEENDIENMIHPFEPYKQMRIGELQKEPLLQPVMENGENKLEHKSLQEIAEYSKSRLAELSIEYKRFNNPHIYKVGITEALKAERDKLIASYQK from the coding sequence ATGCTAGATTTTTCAGCTACTTATACCGACCAGTATCAACTGGCGATGGCGCAGGTATATTTTAAAAAAGGCCAAAAAGATTACACCGCAATATTTGATTATTATTTTAGAAAACTTCCTTTCAATGGTGGCTACGCAATTTTTGCCGGGCTTCAGGATCTGTTGGAGATCATTGAAAATATAAAATTTAGCGATAAAGACCTGGAATACCTTAAAAAGCAGGATTTTGATGATGATTTCCTGGAATATCTAAAAGATTTTAAATTCCGCGGAAATATTAATTCGGTTCAGGAAGGGGACGTGGTTTTTCCGACGCGGCCTGTTTTGCAGGTAGAAGCCAATATCATTGAGGCGCAAATAATTGAAACTATTTTACTGAATTTACTCAATTTTCAAACCTTAGTTGCCACAAAAGCAAGTAGGATAAAATTGGTTTCTGGAGAGCGCACTTTGTTAGATTTTGGTTTGCGACGGGCCCAGGGGCCTGGAGGTTACTATGCTACCCGCGCGGCTATTGTTGGCGGTTTTCATGGGACGAGCAATGTAATTGCCGGTAGGGATTTTGATATTCCTGTTTCAGGAACTATGGCACATTCCTTTATTCAAAGTTATGATGAGGAAATCACTGCTTTTAGAGATTTCGCTGAAGGAAGACCAAAAGATTGTGTGTTGTTAGTAGATACTTACGATACGCTTAAAAGCGGTGTGCCAAATGCGATTACAGTCGCAAAGGAAATGGAGGAGCGCGGTCAAAAATTAATGGCTATTAGGCTTGATAGTGGAGATTTAGCTTATCTCTCTAAGCAATGCAGAAAAATGCTGGACGAGGCCGGATTGGATTATGTGAAAATTGCAGCTTCTAATCAATTAGATGAAAATGTGATAAAAAGCTTGCTGGAACAAGGCGCCAGGATAGATGTTTTTGGTGTGGGTACTAACCTTGTTATTGGAAGTCCCGATGCCGCTTTAGACGGGGTTTATAAATTAGCTTATTCCCACGGCAAACCAAGAATTAAAATTTCTGAAAGTATTATTAAGGTGACGCTTCCGCATAAAAAACAAGTATATCGTTTAAGGGATGCTGAAGGACATTGCGTTGGAGCCGATCTAATAGCTCTTTTTGAAGAAAATGATATTGAAAATATGATACACCCCTTTGAACCTTATAAGCAGATGCGAATTGGGGAATTACAAAAAGAACCCTTGCTTCAGCCAGTAATGGAAAATGGAGAAAATAAATTAGAGCATAAATCCCTTCAGGAAATTGCTGAATACAGCAAAAGCAGGCTTGCAGAGCTTTCTATAGAATATAAACGATTCAACAACCCACATATTTACAAAGTGGGGATTACAGAAGCTTTAAAAGCAGAACGGGATAAATTAATTGCTTCTTATCAAAAATAA
- a CDS encoding M57 family metalloprotease, translated as MNPITIVLVFLASTAFFTAFQKENAERPSEAEVKETTKEAKIFKEESKQISALHVHTQDAEAIDFLLSEASAKTTCLIGFPGGSDPYKYMPIFSGMENYPPYTNQFVNIHEIGHSLGLRRTD; from the coding sequence ATGAATCCCATAACAATAGTATTAGTTTTTCTGGCATCAACAGCTTTTTTTACTGCTTTCCAGAAAGAAAACGCCGAAAGGCCAAGTGAAGCCGAAGTGAAAGAAACCACTAAGGAAGCAAAGATCTTTAAAGAAGAGTCTAAACAAATTAGTGCTTTGCATGTTCACACCCAGGATGCTGAAGCTATAGATTTCCTGCTTTCAGAGGCTAGTGCTAAAACAACTTGCCTTATAGGATTTCCAGGCGGTAGCGACCCATATAAATATATGCCAATTTTCTCTGGTATGGAGAATTATCCTCCTTATACTAATCAGTTTGTGAACATCCACGAGATAGGCCATTCTTTGGGACTTCGACGTACTGATTAG
- the recO gene encoding DNA repair protein RecO, with protein MLVTTPAIVVSALKYGEADLIVKAYTYSDGLKTYMLKGILKSKKGKFKASQFQLLTQLEIVANHRNQGKMEYLKDAKVLHTYTSLHTNMVKGAMLMFLAEVLKNAIREEETNPQLFKYLENSLMWLDLHDKIANFHLLFLLNLTRYLGFYPDADAKEFTYFNLLEGVFEINSVNNYCVDGQNVAVLRQLLGINFDKLNEVKLNQQSRANFLNMLLLYFELHIEGFKKPKSLAVLNEIFS; from the coding sequence ATGCTTGTTACCACTCCGGCAATTGTTGTTAGTGCCTTAAAATATGGTGAGGCCGATTTGATCGTGAAAGCCTACACTTATAGCGACGGTTTAAAAACCTATATGCTAAAAGGAATCTTGAAATCAAAAAAAGGCAAATTCAAGGCGTCGCAATTCCAGTTGCTTACCCAGTTAGAGATCGTAGCGAATCATCGTAACCAGGGGAAGATGGAGTACCTTAAAGATGCGAAGGTGTTGCACACTTACACCAGCCTGCATACCAATATGGTAAAAGGCGCGATGCTTATGTTTTTGGCAGAAGTTTTAAAAAATGCAATTCGGGAAGAAGAAACTAATCCTCAATTGTTTAAGTATCTTGAAAACTCACTCATGTGGTTAGATCTGCATGATAAGATCGCCAATTTTCATCTTTTGTTCTTATTAAATTTAACCAGATATCTTGGTTTTTATCCTGATGCCGATGCGAAAGAGTTCACTTATTTTAATCTCTTAGAGGGCGTTTTTGAAATAAATAGCGTGAATAATTACTGCGTAGATGGTCAAAACGTGGCGGTTTTACGGCAGTTATTAGGCATAAATTTTGATAAGTTGAATGAGGTAAAATTGAATCAACAAAGTCGGGCAAATTTCCTGAATATGCTGCTTTTATATTTCGAGTTGCATATTGAAGGATTTAAGAAACCAAAATCACTTGCCGTCCTCAACGAAATTTTTAGCTAA
- a CDS encoding THC0290_0291 family protein — MRNYKIFLPLIVFILLFQVKGYSQFGIAHEIAVKAGPASFFTDYGERWNVKNNLNNAGYGIGISHYMNFAYKTDCHYSQAASFFTNHFRIRNELDYFYSKLEHFGPVARKNTIGGQLLRAMHGESEIIEGGIHLEYHPFRIRDFTHSGYMFSPYISLGGHFVSYKADAYSDLGSLENPKNVFPTFIGGMDFERGSTYSIVGGLGVRYRLGFRHDLLIEARGQYYGSDWIDGLNINAPQNKFNDYIFWFNVGYVYYINFQ; from the coding sequence ATGCGCAATTACAAGATATTTTTACCTCTTATTGTTTTTATATTACTCTTCCAGGTAAAGGGATATTCCCAATTTGGGATTGCTCACGAAATTGCTGTTAAAGCAGGCCCGGCTTCTTTTTTTACAGATTACGGGGAACGCTGGAATGTAAAAAACAACCTTAACAATGCGGGTTACGGGATAGGGATTTCCCATTATATGAATTTTGCCTACAAAACCGACTGCCACTACTCCCAGGCGGCTTCTTTTTTCACCAACCACTTTAGAATTAGAAATGAGCTGGATTATTTCTACTCCAAGTTAGAACATTTTGGCCCTGTGGCCAGAAAGAATACTATTGGAGGGCAGTTACTTAGAGCAATGCATGGGGAAAGTGAAATTATTGAAGGTGGGATACACCTGGAATACCATCCTTTTCGAATTCGGGATTTTACGCATTCGGGATATATGTTCTCCCCTTATATAAGTTTAGGCGGACATTTTGTGTCTTATAAAGCTGATGCGTATTCTGATCTCGGTTCATTGGAGAATCCCAAGAATGTATTCCCAACTTTTATTGGCGGAATGGATTTTGAACGCGGCAGCACCTATTCTATAGTTGGCGGGCTTGGTGTTCGTTACAGATTAGGTTTTAGACACGACCTTTTAATTGAAGCTCGCGGACAATATTATGGCAGCGACTGGATTGACGGACTAAATATTAATGCGCCTCAAAATAAGTTTAATGATTATATTTTTTGGTTTAATGTAGGCTATGTTTATTACATCAATTTTCAATAG
- a CDS encoding TonB-dependent receptor, translating to MRNSIIGVILLFFMVNSIYAQQIQVLNEESHEPLASVALYNAEKSKSVLTNFDGVANISVFDKDEVIHFKHVNFTDKSLRKSQIIRNNNKVYLKSDGNELDQVVLSVAKFEMNKDEIPQKIVSFSANDIIMASPQTSADLLESSGQVFVQKSQLGGGSPMIRGFATNRLLITVDGVRMNTAIFRSGNLQNIISIDPLAVENTEVILGPGSVVYGSDAIGGVMNFYTLKPKFSFTHKASVSGSAYSRYASANNEKTVHADVNIGLENWAFLSSISFSDFDDLRMGSHGPDEYLRNEYAVRRNGEDVVVANDDPRVQKPTGYQQINLLQKVKFMPHKDWDLNLGLIYSTTSDFPRFDRLYRKRDGDLRTAEWYYGPQEWFMGNFKINKKGNGAFYDKAQMTTAYQFFEESRHNRDLGEDWLYNTKENVDAYSVNFDFEKTFEESRLFYGAEYVFNKVNSTGFAENILTEEENITASRYPDGSTWQSIAAYTTYQWKIQEDLSFQSGVRYNHILVDAEFDENLYDFPFSEAKINTGALTGSAGINWQQNRFIGWRLNLSTAFRAPNIDDVGKIFDSEPGAVVVPNPDLKPEYAYSSELGFDWKPAENISFIATAFYTYLNDAMVRRDFKLNGETEIDYQGEPSRVQAIQNTAKAHVYGFESGIEIDFSVALRLTSKISITEGKEEQEDGSTEALRHAAPVFGNTHLIWHKKRLKFDLFAEYNGQFDYEDLAPSEQGKAYLYAIDDNGNPYSPSWYSLNLTGQYELSKNLLATASLENITDQRYRTYSSGIAAAGRNLILALRYNF from the coding sequence ATGCGAAATTCAATAATAGGAGTAATTCTCCTTTTTTTTATGGTTAATAGTATCTACGCTCAGCAGATACAGGTTTTGAATGAAGAAAGTCACGAACCACTTGCCAGTGTGGCTTTATACAACGCTGAAAAATCTAAAAGTGTATTAACTAATTTTGATGGAGTAGCTAATATTTCAGTATTTGATAAAGATGAGGTTATTCATTTTAAGCACGTAAACTTCACCGATAAAAGCCTCAGGAAATCCCAAATAATCCGGAATAATAATAAAGTTTATCTAAAAAGTGATGGTAATGAGCTAGACCAGGTAGTGCTTTCGGTGGCTAAATTTGAAATGAATAAAGATGAAATTCCGCAGAAGATCGTCAGCTTTTCAGCAAATGATATTATTATGGCCAGCCCGCAAACTTCGGCCGATCTTTTGGAAAGCAGCGGGCAGGTTTTTGTCCAGAAAAGTCAGTTAGGCGGTGGAAGTCCAATGATTCGCGGGTTTGCTACGAACCGTCTTTTAATTACCGTAGATGGAGTACGAATGAATACCGCGATTTTTAGAAGCGGAAATCTTCAAAATATCATCTCAATAGATCCCCTGGCGGTAGAAAATACCGAGGTAATTCTCGGCCCGGGCTCGGTGGTTTATGGAAGTGATGCGATTGGCGGGGTGATGAATTTTTACACTTTGAAGCCGAAATTTTCCTTTACTCATAAAGCTTCGGTTTCTGGTAGTGCTTACTCCCGTTACGCTTCTGCAAATAATGAAAAAACCGTACACGCCGATGTGAATATAGGCCTGGAGAATTGGGCATTTTTAAGCAGTATTAGCTTTTCAGATTTTGATGATTTAAGAATGGGATCTCACGGACCTGATGAATATTTGCGAAACGAATATGCAGTGCGAAGAAATGGGGAAGATGTAGTGGTTGCAAATGATGATCCTCGAGTGCAAAAGCCAACCGGATATCAACAAATTAATTTACTGCAGAAAGTAAAGTTTATGCCACATAAAGATTGGGACCTAAATTTAGGACTTATCTATTCTACCACATCAGATTTTCCAAGATTTGACAGGCTTTACCGAAAGCGCGATGGTGATTTGCGTACAGCAGAATGGTATTATGGCCCTCAGGAATGGTTTATGGGGAATTTTAAGATCAATAAAAAAGGAAACGGAGCATTCTATGATAAAGCCCAGATGACAACTGCTTATCAATTTTTTGAAGAGAGCCGTCATAACCGGGATTTAGGTGAAGATTGGTTATACAACACCAAAGAAAATGTAGATGCTTATTCGGTTAATTTTGATTTTGAAAAGACCTTTGAAGAGAGTCGGTTGTTTTATGGAGCCGAATATGTTTTTAATAAAGTGAATTCTACGGGATTTGCAGAAAATATTTTAACGGAAGAAGAAAACATCACCGCTTCACGATATCCAGATGGTTCTACCTGGCAATCCATTGCGGCTTATACCACCTATCAATGGAAGATCCAGGAAGATCTTTCTTTTCAATCTGGAGTTCGGTATAATCATATTTTGGTAGATGCTGAATTTGATGAGAATTTATATGATTTTCCATTTAGTGAGGCCAAAATTAATACCGGAGCTTTAACCGGAAGTGCGGGAATTAACTGGCAACAAAACAGGTTTATCGGGTGGCGATTGAATCTTTCTACAGCTTTTAGGGCTCCAAATATAGATGATGTGGGGAAAATTTTCGATTCTGAACCTGGAGCAGTAGTAGTGCCAAATCCAGATTTAAAACCGGAATATGCTTACAGTAGTGAGCTTGGTTTTGATTGGAAGCCTGCCGAAAATATCAGTTTTATCGCGACCGCATTTTATACATATTTAAATGATGCGATGGTACGCAGGGATTTCAAATTAAATGGAGAAACCGAAATAGATTACCAGGGAGAACCAAGTCGTGTACAGGCGATTCAGAATACCGCGAAAGCGCACGTTTACGGATTTGAAAGTGGGATAGAAATCGATTTTTCTGTTGCACTAAGATTAACTTCCAAAATTAGCATAACCGAAGGAAAAGAAGAGCAGGAAGATGGTTCTACCGAGGCATTACGGCACGCGGCTCCTGTATTTGGGAATACACATTTAATATGGCACAAAAAAAGATTGAAATTCGATCTTTTTGCTGAATATAATGGGCAATTTGATTATGAAGATCTCGCACCATCAGAACAGGGTAAAGCCTATTTATATGCTATAGATGATAACGGAAATCCTTATTCACCTTCCTGGTATAGCCTAAATTTAACCGGTCAATACGAACTAAGTAAAAACTTGCTGGCAACCGCTTCTTTAGAAAATATTACCGATCAACGTTACCGAACTTATTCCTCGGGAATCGCCGCTGCAGGTAGAAATTTAATTTTAGCGCTTCGTTATAACTTTTAA
- the gdhA gene encoding NADP-specific glutamate dehydrogenase, with translation MEQNIQDFLDKVSQRNQNEPEFMQAVHEVSETIIPFIEENKKYQNMQLLERMVEPERVIMFRVSWLDDEGNIQVNRGFRIQMNSAIGPYKGGLRFHPSVNLSILKFLAFEQVFKNSLTTLPMGGGKGGSDFDPKGKSDNEVMRFCQSFMTELYRHIGPDTDVPAGDIGVGAREVGYMFGQYKRLQNEFTGILTGKGLSYGGSLIRPEATGYGNVYFAQNMLRTRDESFEGKTVVVSGSGNVAQYAAEKALEFGAKILTMSDSGGYIYDEAGIDEEKLQFIMDLKNVRRGRISEYVDEYSSAKYFEGETPWGVKCDVALPCATQNELEEADAKKLVENGCMCVGEGANMPCTPEAVEVFKEAKILFSPGKASNAGGVATSGLEMSQNSMRYSWTSEEVDKKLHEIMNNIHDRCVEFGKEEDGYIDYVKGANIAGFVKVADAMLAQGVV, from the coding sequence ATGGAACAAAATATACAAGATTTCCTGGATAAAGTATCTCAAAGAAATCAAAACGAACCGGAATTCATGCAGGCAGTGCACGAAGTTTCTGAAACTATTATTCCTTTTATAGAAGAGAATAAAAAGTATCAAAACATGCAATTGCTGGAACGTATGGTAGAGCCAGAACGAGTAATTATGTTTAGAGTGTCCTGGTTGGATGATGAAGGTAATATTCAAGTAAATCGCGGTTTTAGAATTCAAATGAATTCAGCAATAGGACCTTATAAAGGCGGATTGCGTTTTCACCCTTCTGTAAACTTAAGTATACTTAAATTTCTTGCTTTTGAGCAGGTATTTAAGAACAGCCTTACTACTTTACCAATGGGTGGAGGAAAAGGTGGATCTGATTTTGACCCAAAAGGAAAATCTGATAACGAGGTGATGCGTTTCTGCCAGAGCTTTATGACAGAGCTTTATCGCCATATTGGCCCAGATACCGATGTTCCTGCTGGAGATATTGGAGTTGGTGCCCGTGAAGTTGGTTATATGTTTGGCCAGTACAAGAGATTGCAAAATGAATTCACAGGAATTTTAACCGGAAAAGGACTTTCTTATGGTGGTTCCCTTATTCGTCCTGAAGCTACAGGTTATGGGAATGTGTATTTTGCTCAAAATATGCTAAGAACAAGAGATGAATCTTTTGAAGGGAAAACAGTAGTTGTTTCAGGTTCTGGAAACGTAGCGCAATATGCTGCAGAGAAAGCACTGGAATTTGGAGCGAAGATCTTAACCATGAGTGATTCTGGAGGATATATTTATGATGAAGCCGGAATTGATGAAGAGAAGCTTCAGTTTATCATGGACCTTAAAAATGTTAGACGTGGTAGAATCAGTGAATATGTAGATGAATATTCTTCAGCTAAATACTTTGAAGGTGAAACGCCTTGGGGAGTAAAATGTGATGTGGCGCTTCCTTGTGCAACACAAAACGAACTTGAAGAAGCTGATGCTAAGAAATTAGTAGAGAATGGATGTATGTGTGTTGGCGAAGGTGCTAATATGCCTTGTACACCAGAGGCTGTAGAGGTATTTAAAGAAGCAAAAATTCTTTTCTCTCCGGGTAAAGCTTCTAATGCGGGTGGTGTTGCCACTTCAGGATTAGAAATGAGCCAAAACTCTATGCGTTACAGCTGGACTTCAGAAGAAGTAGATAAGAAGTTACACGAAATCATGAATAATATTCATGACCGTTGTGTAGAATTTGGAAAAGAAGAAGATGGTTATATAGACTACGTGAAAGGAGCAAATATTGCCGGTTTCGTAAAAGTTGCCGATGCTATGCTTGCCCAGGGAGTAGTATAG
- the pncA gene encoding bifunctional nicotinamidase/pyrazinamidase: MKTLIIVDPQIDFMPGGSLAVPNGDEIIPIINELQEKFDLVIASQDWHPEGHASFASSHKGKNVFETIELNGIEQVMWPEHCVQNTEGAEFHKELKTAKIEAIFRKGTSLEIDSYSAFYDNRHLKSTGLSGYLKEKNAEDLYFCGLAAEICVHFTAKDAIKEGFKATIIEDATRALNAEDFEKAKAELKDLGGKVITSSTIEN, encoded by the coding sequence ATGAAAACGCTAATTATTGTAGATCCACAAATCGATTTTATGCCCGGTGGTTCCCTTGCGGTGCCAAATGGAGATGAAATTATACCGATAATAAACGAGCTTCAGGAAAAATTTGATCTGGTGATCGCCTCCCAGGATTGGCATCCAGAAGGTCACGCCAGTTTTGCCAGTAGTCATAAAGGAAAAAACGTATTTGAAACCATTGAGCTAAATGGAATTGAACAAGTGATGTGGCCGGAACATTGTGTTCAAAATACTGAGGGCGCCGAATTTCATAAAGAGCTGAAAACCGCGAAAATTGAAGCAATTTTTAGAAAAGGAACCAGTCTGGAAATTGATAGTTATAGTGCCTTTTATGATAACAGGCATTTAAAATCTACTGGCCTTTCTGGCTATTTAAAAGAGAAGAATGCAGAAGATCTTTATTTCTGCGGACTTGCAGCTGAAATTTGTGTACATTTTACCGCTAAAGATGCAATTAAAGAAGGTTTTAAAGCTACAATAATAGAAGATGCTACACGAGCGCTAAACGCGGAAGATTTTGAAAAAGCAAAAGCAGAATTAAAAGATTTAGGCGGTAAGGTTATTACTTCTTCAACTATTGAAAATTGA